CTCCCCAGCCCAGCGACACAGAACGAGgcaattctgtgtgtgtgtgtgtgtgtctgagtgtatagcatgattgtgtgtttgtttgtgtgtatgtagtaTGATTATAATGATactacatacaaacacacacacaatcatgcTATACACTGTCTATATCTTTTGTAAACCTAAAatctacaaaagatttagaagtgagtagtttttcgagatttacgattatactgtaaatgacTTTCACGAATCAGCCCCCAAATAATCgagaaaaactactcacttctaaatcttttgtagtcatttttgtattactttagtataaatacatgttaatttggattcatatgttgttattttctgactttatgtgatcgaaatttgttttctcattggaaataggtaaatttcaaagtatcactgtcctggtcacaaaagcaaagtttgtgggggatattagccattttctatacttttgaggcaaaagcaattaggaaataacacttaccagccagcaacaaccacaacaacaaaaaaatgttacacggtgttatgtgtgtgtatgtttgtatgagAGATGTATGTGTGATATAATTCATTGCTGTTGCACTGCTCACTCAAACAGTGGGGCATTGTGAAATTTCAGCATGGATGTACAGCATGTCATGGATGAAATTTGGGCACACATGGACAAACCACCAGTTTGTATTGCTCTCAAAAAAACTCAAATAACACCCTACAGTATTCACTTCACtggctttaaaaatacatttaatttcacacACGAAACACCATACACGGCTTAGGAGATACTCAGCGAGTCCGCAGGTTCAAAGCGAGCGATTTTGACACTGTACCTTTTTCCGGGTCGCTCTCCACGGGCTGTTAGTACCTGTCCCATGGTTCGGCCCCTATACTCGGTAACTATACTCagataaaatattgacatttgATTATTGTTGTAACAGTAGCATAGCGTGCTTTATCAGACTGATCGCTCTGCCGGGAACATAGTCTGTTTACACAACTACAGCAGCGGTTCCGTCCGGCGGCAGCCGTATCGCGACTCCCCGGGCTCTCTCTTTGTCGGCCAGCTGCTGAAGCAGGCGATGAGAGCCCTGGCGTGCGCACAACAAAGGCCGCCGTCGCCCTACGTCATAAACAAGCAGATGTGTAGAGATGATGGAGGGATGAAGTGGCAATAGGGCAGTGGTGCAGTATGTATAGTGTTAGTACAATCACTAACACAGATATGATACGATATATGATATACTATTAGACTAGTAAGTCCTATACTAATTAGGACAGGGTAACTAGAAAATAGTGCACCCTACTGTACTGTGTTATACTGCATTTGACatgctgactgacacactgacttagAGATCTGAAAAGCATTGAAGTGGTGCCCATCTTTATGGGGGAGTgaaaatgtttaggtaaaactaaaagacacacaaacattgaaacagtgcacatcacagaacatgtattgcactttaaggTACACTGAAATTGATTTAGTAAtgcatacaaatgtaaacagTGCACTGTGcaaattgaaataacagcaacaactaataaacagtttcgtttaaaaaaaaaacacccacaccataaatactcagtactgaaaatactatattacacactattgtattttttaaataaattgagtTTTTTAATGTGCTAATctaaaatcattagctgacaactggcaaactactgtaGTAGTTAAATACTAGCTAATCATTAccatcatttggatggcaactggtAGAAGGCTAGCTATCAAAGTGAAATGATCCTCCACCACAAAACCAGTCACATCACCAACATTTTCTAAAATTAGATTATTAGATTATATCtgattgagctggattattgcgttatatataatttgttaagATATAttaattcctcacaaagttatgacattTTAAACGTCCCACTACTTGGAATATACAGAACAGTTGCTAAAGTTCTGGAGACATTCTCTTCATAAACTCCTTGGCAATATACACTTATATCCATCATGTCATTTGCATgacatttagcatacatatgCCCGACACGTGTGTTTTGACCTCACTTTAGACAGtctgctcgagtcacagatgaaatgcccccccccccccccccccccaccccgatcTTTTCCACGTTACTGATGGAGCTACAAAGCCGTGACTATGTGTTTTATAAAGTTAGGATTACGACACGATgtactgaacagtgcacaacagacccacaacaaaatatagacagcataatgataattaaaaaaaaagcgaTGCGCATTGACTTAACCATAAAACGGCCATCATCAACTTCCTACTcgaccttgaaacccacaatcaACGGCCagttatcttgcacttttaaaatatgaCGTTTCAGGATATATATTATCTCAGACAGTAGCGTTTGCACATAAACTGTGCTTACATGTGGAAACGGCCGTGTTTCACACTGGTTTTGTGGTGGAGCGTCACATATTTTAACTtctgtaaaaatgtaatgcatcaaTGATCACATTGCAGCAGCATTTAGAATAGTCAGCAGGTCATTCATTTTGTCATTGCCCCTTAACATTTGGTTGGCTAGTATCTGCTTACATGGTATGTTGTACTGATTTCAAAGCTCACTTCTGATTCCGTTTGAAAATGAGTTCAATAATAGCTAGCTTAACACATGCATAGGGGTCACGTCGCTCGACACAACAGGTGAGGTTAAATAAATAACGTCTCACTGTAATATATTTCTACTTCTCGTCCTCTTTAATCCTCTTCCTCTTTTCTGCACCCGACGTGAATGCTCTTTTAAAAAAGGCCATCTCTCGCTCCGCCTGGTACCGCTCTCGCATCAGCAGCTACATCACTCCGCTCCataatatggcaagccaaatgatcattaaaagatatctctaaatatttcaagatatctctaaatcatttaaagatatcttcaaatcatttagagatatctgcaaatcatttagatatatcCTTAAAAAGCACCTAATTTAGATATGTCTAAATggattgcagatatctctaaatgatatagtgatatctctaaatgataatttgccTTGCCATAGgcacttttttatgtttttgtaaaaaaatattatttatgtcatATGTTAGGGGCCCCTTGATATTCTGGGGCCCTAGGCAACCACCTAGGCTACCTGTACGTCGGGCTGGCCCTGCACTGACTGAccggcacactgacacactgactcactcacAGCCTCTCTGACTGAGCTGCAGTGAGGTGTTGTCACTGATCGGTTGGGAGTTTTAGCCAAGGAAAGAGGATGTGGTTTTAATGCCAGTAAACAAACTACCCCAagtcaagaaaaacaaacagataaaaAAATAGCTCAAATAAAAATACGCAGTAAATCATTCTAGTGTGTTTATAtgagtgtgtctgagtgtgtgagtgtgtgagagtgtgtgataGAGTGCAGCACTGGGTTGCAGAACAAACAGGGCTCTTTGAATTGATCTCGCTGCTCTATTTGTGGGGCATTTTAAATCAGAGGTAAAGCACAGTCTGGTACAATTCATTACCGGCGGGGAGAGAAAGAAGCTCGTCCCAGACCTATTTGTAATATAATGTGTATCCTCTGTACTGCCCTGGAGCTCACAGCacagcaataaataaatgcatacatacatatacaaacacaaatcacAGCCTGCTGTAATGTGTTGGGGCTGGCCTTGACACCTGTGTTGTCCTCAGTGTCCACAGAGCCCTGCACTCTCTCTCCTCACTTCACTGCAGCCATTAGCACACTGCtagtgctgagagagagagagacaaactgaTAGACAGAGACATGCCACAGATATGGttcgaaagagagagaggaaaatggACAGAGTGAGAaaatgagagagggagggagagagagagagagcgagagagagagggagagagagaatggtcaaaagcctaataaataaataaactgagctGGGGTGGAGGTGCTGTTCGCTGCTCAAGCCCGGCTTTCTCTCATCGTGTGGAAGATGGATGCGAATCTCAGAGCAGCTCCTGCAGATCCTGACGGGCAGTAATGAGTAATGAGGGCGAGGGGCCGGCTGTGGCTGGCAGGGCCCAGAACTCTCTGTCATCTTTGtcctttttctttccttggaccattattatttgtgtgtctaCACACGCATGTGGGCCGtgctcctctcctgcctcgggAAAATTATGAAACATCGATAACCAGGCAGATGTCACTGTTAAACAGGCATAACTGGTGCTGTACATCCTGTTCTCACAGCTGTGCCAAGTGCTGATCTACTGCCCTGACCCAGCTCCCAGAATCCCCGTCTCTCCTCCAGGCGTGACGTAGCAGTCCAGGGACTGCCTGTCATATATCATAGCAGTCAGATATCTCGGGGTAGAGATACAGGACAGCTGTCGACACTCACAGCTTCTCACCTGCACTGGTGTCTTTCTGCGATGTGAATTAATTGATAGTCACTTAATCACCAATTACAGGAATGCCATAGGTCAACATTGAGGAGCTCCCCTCCATACGCAACACAACAATACCCGGCACTGTGCTGCGCTCTGCCCTACACTACATTACCATACGATACAGTGCAATATTCTAGTTTAATGAAAAGCTAAATCAGCCACTAATGTTAAAGAGTCCCAGTGTTGTATTGCGCTGCATAGAAGGAGCTCCCTGCCTTATTCACTGACAGCACAGGCTCAGACAAACTATTAAAGATATTCTGGATGCATAAAGATTTAATTGAATGTGTCTGTATATTAATATACTTCACCCCCAATGTTTTGGgaaactgaaattatgtttaattATGAGTCCAACAAgggtgtacacacacacacacacacaaacatatttaGATACACACGCATACAAAGGCACACAATCCAGGAAAGAATAGGAAGCCAGTTCCATAGAAATCAGGGATAGAGTACTGAGCTCATGGACTCATGACAACAGtggctgcagagagagagagcgaatgagagagacagagagatagagtgaaggagaggtagagagagagaaaaggagaaagagagggagaggtagagagagagccataatacattttaatttcctaTTGCAGTCTGAGCTCTCAGTTAATTAGTCAATTAGATCATTTAACTAACGATACAACTGTCTGTGTCCCTCACACACCTGTGCCAGGGCATGGGCCACCAGCAACCCGTGAAGCCGTGCCCTCAGTGGGGCAACGAAGGTGGCTGCGATGGCATTGTGCATTGTGACTGCAGCGTCTCTCTCTGGGCCCCGGGACCCTCTTTTCTGGCTTGCAGAGTGTCACAAAGCCGCTGTGGAAAAATCCACCATCTCCCCCAGCTCTGCAGCAGGCAGCTTGAGTACAGGAAATCAAATTGTAATTATGTTTCCCCCCCCGTTTGTAATTAAAACAGCCTCCTAGCTTTTCGATGATGAATGCCTTTGGGGCCGGCTTGTCAAACAGCGCTCAGGAAAattgatataataataacaataacaataaatattacaggaaacacaataataaatacacctaAGCCATAAGCATAAGGGTGTGCAGTGGGCTCAGTACGCTGGGAGTAAATTATTCAATCGTTTTCAATCCATCTATCAACACTTTCTCACTTTCTCAACGTAtctacactctctctcacacacacacacaatataatgAAGTAAAGGCAGAACCAaagaacaaactgaaaaatgaaaTCTGAGAAAATACTTTGGAATCCGTAAAGCATTTTAAAGACGGGGGGGGAGACCATCTGTGGGTGATTCAGCAGAGGGGTGTCCCTTCTGTTGTGCTGTACCGTAgagctgcccccccaccccccaccccactccccACTCTCACATAGGACTAACAAGCTTCTCTAGGGAACCCACGCACCCCACCCCTCGCTCTCTGCATCTCTTCCTCTCCGTCACTCAGTCTGTTGTTCtcttcttctccctcttccCTCTTCCCTCCGCTtcccaccctctccctctccctccctcactcttcacctctgtctccctctcctctccctggaGACTCCCTGCAGCTCCTACCAGTCTGGAGGACCGATCAGCGCCCGTCTGTTCTCTCTCAGTTTGTATGAAGATGCTTCTTCAGACTGGTCCCCATGTCCACCCACTCCCTCAGTcatacacactcaaacacactaacacactcacaaagaTACCCCCCCCCCGACCCCCCATCCGAGAAGCAATAGAATCACAGGAACACAACCATTAAATTCtctgcattttatttctgttgttgttgtcccTTACACTGCCAGTACACACAGCACTTACACAGCcagtacacacacagcactcatCTCAGTGGTATGTCTGGGTGCTTTTGTGGAGTGATATATTCTAATCCATGTCTTACTGGTAATAAAACCCAGCACCAGTCCCAGCCCCAGTCCCTACACACATGGCTGGCACCGCGAGGGTTAATCCAAAAGGTTCTTTCCAGTTTCCCCAAAGACGTGCACATCCAGGACCTACTCCACATGGCAGAGTTTCACACAGAGTCAGGGAATTCCCTTCTTccctttgatttattttctttctttttcgcAAAGTGCAGTTAATTTGAAAAGAAGCTTCAAAAGCCGTCGATCGCACACACTCCACAGCCAAGCAGACGCAGCTGTTTtctggtttttcttttttgtactttttaaatggattgtttcttgttttttaagtaAAAGAAGCGGGGCAAGTTCAAGTGCCTCAGTTGGGTTGGCTGGGGAGGGGGATGCACACATGCTGCCAGGTGGGTCTGTACAAGCTGGTTGGGGCGCCTCTCTGGCCCGACACGCCTTAGAAGAAGGTGCCCTTGGTGCCCCTCTTGCACAGGATCTTCTTGAAGGCCTGGCGGAAGTCCTTGTTGAAGACGGTGTAGATGACGGGGTTCAGGGAGCTGTTGCAGTAGCCGATCCAGAAGAAGAACTTGAAGAGGGACTCGGGGAGGCTGCAGGCACAGGGGCACACGGCCTGCAGGGAGTAGGAGAAGAAGAAGGGGAACCAGCAGAGCACGAACACCCCGATGACCACGGCCAGCACGAAGGTGAAGCGCTTCTCGCGGTTCAGGGTGGCGCCGCGCCGCACGGTGACCGAGGTCCCGGCCCCGCCTGCCCGCCTGCTCCTCCACTGCACATCCGTCCGCACCGCTCCCCCGCCCCCTGCTCCGCCAGCCCCGTCCTTATGGGTACTGCACCTGCCCTCATCCCCTGCTCCCTCCCCTGCCCCTTCTCCCGCCGCGCCCACCGTGTCCACAGCAGCggtggggctggggctgggcgtgggggagagggagggatctGGGGTGCTGTTGAGTTCACTATCGGGGGATTTTGCTCCTGTGCTCCCTCTACCCTTCCCCATTCGCTTCCCAGTCTGGACCCTCCCCTGTGCTGCTACCCCTGTCCTACCCCCATCTCCCTCTGACtgcccctctccttctctccctctctctccctccccctcactctctgttctctccccctccccctctctctgtaagCTTGGACTGCACTCCTCTTGCAGCTCTCGGTCTGCCTCTGTCCTGTGAGTCTGTCTCTCAGACGCCCCCCCCAGACTCCTGGTGTCTTCAGCGTGAAGGCTGGCCTCCTCCCCATCTCCcacctcctctctttctctcttgtcTCCCTCTTCCCCCACCGCACTGCCGCTGTTCCTGCCCTGAGGCCGCTGAgatgaggagagggagaggcagagcgaggagagagagggtgagggggTGAGGCAGCCAGAGGTGGAGACAGAAGGGAGGCGGATGGGGGGGGGGACGGCAGTGGTGGCGGAGGGGTCGGGGAGGGGCAGGGGCTGTGGTAGTGGCGGGGCGGGGGCAGGGGGGTGTCCGTTGGCATGGAGGGCAGTGGCCGGAGCGTCACCGGCTGAGACCGCAACCGGGTTCCCCTTTCCTCCTGCCCCTGCCGCCCCCTCCCTGCTCCTCTGGCTGCTGCGGGTGGGGCGGCGGGTGCGCTGCTTGGCGATCTGGTAGATGCGCAGGTAGACGAGGATCATGATGAGGCAGGGGGCGAAGAAGGAGGCCACGGAGGAGGACAAGATGTACCAGCGCTCGTCGTTTAACTGGCACTGCGGCCGCTCCGACCCGCCCTCTCCTCCTTCCCCGCCGCCTCCCTGCTTCTTGTTCATGGAGAGCAGGGGCGGGAAGGAGATGACAGCGGCCACGAGCCACACAGCCAAGATGGCGGCCTTGATGCGGCGGGGCGTGCGGGCGGCGCTGTAGCTCACGGCCCGCGACACTGACCAGTACCGGTCCAGGCTGATGGCACAGAGGTGGACGATGGAGGAGGTGCAGAACAGGACGTCCAGAGCCAGGAAGATCTCACACCAGGCGGCCCGGAAGTACCAGTAGCCCATGAGCTCGTTGGCCAGGGAGAAAGGGATGATCAAGGTGGCCACCAGGATGTCCGCCGCCGCCAGCGACACCAGGAAGAGGTTCTGCGGGGCCCGGAGCGCTCGGCTGGTCAGCACGGCTGCAATCACCAGTGCGTTGCCAAAGATGGTGAAGACGACCATCAAGGAGACGGCCGTGGCGAAGGCGGCGGTTGCCTGGGGGGAATACGGCTGCTCTGCGTCCTGCGAGAGCCAGAGGGCGTCGCCGCTCTGGTTGCACACAGAGGCTCCTCCCACCGAGGCCTCGCCCCCTCCAGCACCCCCAGTCCCGCCCCCCGTCCTACTGACTCCTCCCCCTGCACCTGCTGTGACGGCTGCTGTGCTGCTGACTCCTCCCCCTGGTGGGAAACTCATGCCATGCCTACTCACACCAATCACTGCCAGGCTGATGTTGGCGGTCACACCTCCTGAGCAGTGGAGGGACAGGCAGGATGACTCCAGAGAGGAcatggtgagagagagggagaggaaggagagataGAGAAGGTGTGTGCTGTACAGTGATGGGGTTTAGGGCCCAGCTGAGTGACAGTCCCTGTAGtcacagagaggagagagagacaggtcttTTGCTGGAACTGTGGTGTTGCAGTTGTGGCTGTTGTCCTATGTGTAGCTGTTGTCcttgttgtggtggtggtgatgtagTGGACTCCAACAGCTCCAATCAAGGCACTTTCGGTTGGCACCTCCACTAGCTGAAAACAATGTTTCGTAAAATCATAGAAAGTAGCAACTGCCACAGACGGACGCACAGGAGGCAGACAGACGGACGGTGTGTGCAATGCTGGGTCTCAGAGACGGCTGGGGGAGGACGGGGTGTCGCTCGGTTTCCAGGCTTCTCTCCGCAAATCCACGCACCGTCTGCTTGCACCACCCTGCCTCACCCCGACTGCCACGgcagctgtgtctcagtgtccctctttcccttttctttcttgttgctctttctctctctgataTGGTTTGCGTCTCTCTCGGAATTTATGTATCCATCCTACTCCACTCTGGTGTGTTAGACTTCTCCCCCCTTCCCAGTGCGTGGGAACtcggctctctctctcccgcagCACCGCTCTCTGCGCCGGGTTATCGATCGGGTATTAAGAGTAGCTCCTTCAGTTAGATCAATGACCTATCAATCTCCCCCTCTCGGTTCAAAGAGGTTGTCTTCGGGAATCCGATCAACTCAAACACGGGAAGGGATCTGATCGGGAGAAGTTTGACACGCGGGGTCGATCTCTCTGTTGCAATCACGGGAGGAGGATGAGAAATGAGCAACACTGTATAGGTCCTGATCTCCACACTGCGAGCTTCCAACAATAACAATTACAAATCGTGGTATGTGTGCTCTTGTGCCTGTTTATCGTTTACCTTtaaacaacagtaataataataccaatgaTAGAAACTGAGTCTGTATTGACATAGCATGTATAGATTATTAGTTTGCACCCAGTCTTAATTAGTCCGATGTGGATGTTTAAATTAGTGGGAATACTGTgatccccccaccccactctctctctcgctgtttCAGACACTGGCCGGTGGACAGGAGTGGACAGACGGTGTTCAGTCGGACAGGCTCTTCCGAGGGTCACCGAAAGCAGGACGTATCCCAGTCGAGTGCATATCATTTAACATGGGTATTATTTAATGTAGACCACAGTTCACAAacgtctttaaaaatatatattatgataataatcctttagcttttagtatgtttttttttacaattcccCCAGAGGAGAAAGAGACCCGGAATCCCCTGATCGAGGCTAAACGCCAACAAATAGTTTCACTGTCTCCGACTGTCCTCACGGGAGAATTtatcaaaattaaaaattaaaatagacTCAAATTGCAGATGTTCAACAGATTAAAATCCTCTTATGGAAAACACTTTCTCCCTCACGGGCACTGGTCactgtatgtctctctctcattcaaACTGCCGCAGAGGCGGTGGGTCCAGTTTGGGGTCCGAGAGAGGGACTGTCCTGTTCCAAAAGTGACAAAGTTATCCAAACTGTGCCCGGGGTCGGTCTGCAATGCCTCTCTCTATCGGGGTGTAATAAACACCGAGTTAATAAACCAAGACACGTATGTAATAAATGTCTTCATCGACAGAAGTCCTGTCTCTGGCGATGTCCTCTCTTGGTCTGTCCCTTGCGACTGCGCTGCTCGGTTTCTGTCCGTCTGTCGCTCTTTTTCTCCTCCGCCCCCTCCTGCTTGGTGCGTCTCTTTTTGTCTCAACATTACAGCTGCGACTTTATAAAGACGACTATCGtccaaccccccctccccccgaaCTGTGATGTCACAAAGCACTAAACGTAAACGGAGCCTCACCGACCGGtctcccctccctctcactcccctcccatccctctctctccccctcttcacCCCTGCACACACTCTATCCGGAGAGAGTGGGAGACAGaagcgagagagaaagacagagattgAAAGCTTCACAGTtatttacaaaaacacatttgaggGGGTGAAGCGAGAAAGAAGGATACAAATGCAGCAGGACAATgtgtattataaatatttagtttgGTATAACACGGTTggtatttcttattttgtgactgaaacaaacaacaacaacaaatacagcTTCATAGTAACACTTTacgactgtgtgtgtgaagagagagagagagagagagagagagagagagagagagagagagagagagagagagagagagagagagagagagtctgactCAAACGCCgcattttcttcagtttaatgtGCGCTCGAGTTCCATGGAGAAGAATTCTTCAACAGCGGTCTCTCATACAGCcctgatatattattatttactattatttgaaataacggtctattattattattattatcatcagcagtagtagtagataATGGCAGTAGCCATACTATTCTAAAGTTGAGATCTTGCAATCCACAGAAAATAAcaacttggatgggagacctcctgggaAAACTGAGATTGCTGCTGGAAGAGTTGTTGGTGAGACCAGTAGAGGGCGCTCACCCTGTGGTCTGTGTGGATCCCAATGTCCCAGTCCAGGGATGGGGTCCCACTGCTGGGGATGAGTGCCATCCTTCGGGTGAGACGTAAAACCGAGGTGCTGACTCTCTGTGGTCATTACAAATGTATCG
This DNA window, taken from Amia ocellicauda isolate fAmiCal2 chromosome 9, fAmiCal2.hap1, whole genome shotgun sequence, encodes the following:
- the adra2b gene encoding alpha-2B adrenergic receptor, giving the protein MLPSPPSPEDLHAALKAIDAIHDALFNNLLFQLSGAGEQVMGHGSSLGQCNVALLVDWPTDSPSTMTAESLVPVSALNPTELQSTASEPHTTAVLPQSTAGGTKRSALMSGHHGHGAHHGCAHDHLQLASLNSLFCDFKTDLCAWTQSGMGRSDWLLHCERPDAFEGAVVSGEDGCRNKTDSLSVYLKYLELSGQAADSLSVYVLFLDTPELQYRLWARAEVPLIVELDRSFQLVLEGLLGEQPCGDAALDELMESERLWQVGGKASRLWQDRQLTIQGLEEQSYQARRDGGAGGVTANISLAVIGVSRHGMSFPPGGGVSSTAAVTAGAGGGVSRTGGGTGGAGGGEASVGGASVCNQSGDALWLSQDAEQPYSPQATAAFATAVSLMVVFTIFGNALVIAAVLTSRALRAPQNLFLVSLAAADILVATLIIPFSLANELMGYWYFRAAWCEIFLALDVLFCTSSIVHLCAISLDRYWSVSRAVSYSAARTPRRIKAAILAVWLVAAVISFPPLLSMNKKQGGGGEGGEGGSERPQCQLNDERWYILSSSVASFFAPCLIMILVYLRIYQIAKQRTRRPTRSSQRSREGAAGAGGKGNPGDKREREEVGDGEEASLHAEDTRREGAGDEGRCSTHKDGAGGAGGGGAVRTDVQWRSRRAGGAGTSVTVRRGATLNREKRFTFVLAVVIGVFVLCWFPFFFSYSLQAVCPCACSLPESLFKFFFWIGYCNSSLNPVIYTVFNKDFRQAFKKILCKRGTKGTFF